One Nitrososphaerota archaeon DNA window includes the following coding sequences:
- a CDS encoding TldD/PmbA family protein — MKLGEAKDLAETAVSTSLSAGASYAEARVQTTRGRQFLLKNGESQPSFFAEGYGIGIRVISRGALGFGATNDMKAAVVRSLAKGTVKLANASAPALTHPIAFDESKAARTKWAAPEKEKIENADSAWLRSVLLDMEKRIAGRKAGVKIPGRLLGLGAELEEKYYVNSDGAKVEARLPRILFFGSLTAMEGGAAAQRFIQQGETGGLEVVKRIKLVEKVEEEAKTLGRVLKTARKSPTDVVDVVLSPELSGIAAHESVGHPQEADRVLGREGAQAGESYLKADSLGRKIGSEEANVSDDPTLVHSMGYTPVDDEGVEGKKRRLIKDGVISEFLQNRTTAKEFGLTSNGASRSVGFDREPIIRMSNTFVEPGDYSTDELIHEVKHGVFFKTFTEWNIDDKRLNQRYVALEAYLIEKGEVKGLVKSPVLEITTPKLWGSVKARSRHMEYEAATCGKGDPQQGAPVWTGGPETLLGGIRLGER, encoded by the coding sequence TTGAAGCTGGGAGAAGCCAAGGACCTCGCGGAGACAGCGGTTTCCACCTCCCTGTCTGCCGGTGCAAGCTACGCTGAGGCCAGGGTCCAGACCACTAGGGGGAGGCAGTTCCTACTGAAGAACGGGGAGTCCCAGCCCTCTTTCTTCGCCGAGGGGTACGGCATCGGGATCCGGGTCATTTCTCGAGGCGCTCTTGGGTTCGGGGCCACGAACGACATGAAGGCCGCCGTCGTGAGAAGCCTTGCGAAGGGTACCGTTAAACTGGCGAACGCTTCAGCCCCGGCGCTCACTCACCCCATCGCCTTCGACGAATCGAAGGCGGCGAGGACAAAGTGGGCGGCTCCCGAGAAAGAAAAAATCGAGAACGCAGATTCCGCATGGCTGAGGAGCGTCCTCCTGGACATGGAGAAGAGGATAGCCGGGAGGAAGGCGGGGGTCAAGATCCCGGGGAGGCTCCTGGGGCTCGGCGCAGAACTCGAAGAGAAGTACTACGTCAACAGCGATGGGGCGAAGGTCGAAGCGAGGCTTCCGAGGATCCTGTTCTTCGGGTCACTGACCGCCATGGAGGGCGGGGCGGCGGCCCAGAGGTTCATCCAGCAGGGGGAGACCGGAGGACTCGAGGTAGTCAAGAGGATCAAGCTGGTGGAGAAGGTGGAGGAGGAGGCTAAGACTCTGGGGAGGGTACTGAAGACAGCCAGGAAGTCTCCCACGGACGTGGTGGACGTCGTCCTGAGCCCGGAGCTCTCGGGGATCGCAGCCCACGAGTCGGTGGGCCATCCTCAGGAGGCAGACAGGGTGCTTGGGAGGGAGGGAGCACAGGCAGGCGAGTCCTACCTGAAAGCCGACAGCCTGGGCAGGAAGATCGGAAGCGAGGAGGCCAACGTCAGCGACGACCCGACCCTGGTCCACTCCATGGGCTACACCCCCGTCGACGACGAAGGGGTCGAGGGGAAGAAGAGGAGGCTGATCAAGGACGGAGTGATCAGTGAATTCCTCCAGAACCGGACGACGGCGAAGGAGTTCGGCCTGACGAGCAACGGCGCGTCGCGCTCGGTGGGGTTCGACAGGGAGCCCATTATCAGGATGTCGAACACGTTCGTCGAGCCGGGGGACTACTCCACGGACGAGTTGATCCATGAGGTGAAGCATGGAGTCTTCTTCAAGACCTTCACAGAATGGAACATCGACGACAAGAGGCTCAACCAGAGGTACGTGGCGCTGGAGGCGTACTTGATCGAGAAGGGAGAGGTCAAGGGCCTAGTGAAGTCTCCGGTGCTCGAGATCACTACCCCCAAGCTGTGGGGGAGCGTCAAGGCGAGGAGCAGGCACATGGAGTACGAGGCGGCAACCTGCGGGAAAGGAGACCCTCAGCAGGGCGCGCCGGTCTGGACGGGCGGACCTGAGACTCTCTTGGGCGGGATACGGCTCGGAGAGAGGTGA
- a CDS encoding TldD/PmbA family protein yields MDLDSLNENAVSTAMKLGAEDAVALSAIGKDRMIRFANNSVTTVNQVEEAELTVYLAKAKRRAIASTSNLEPSSVRKFVGDLFGSLKGLPVSEYVPLPDRALRFSPSPLGVDKKLEGAGKELPELAKSAISASLAAGGKRSAGVIDTGTVIYSILTSTGTRGSDSRASITLNIRSFAEKDASGHGLSCSSTFGGFDPEEAGRRAGTDAKKMVTASEPEAGSYNVIFSPTVASNIVETVAGAASAFSVDSGVSYLAEKIGKKVASKAFNLTDHGTVKGGLGGRVFDDEGTKTKSTPIIKGGVLKSYLHNLTTARKWKTASTGSAGFVDPHPWNLEVGAGDSSFEEMVGETKKGIILTSNWYTRFKNYRTGEFSTVPRDGAYLVEGGKVTRPLKGMRAGDDLERFFSSVRLLSKSREWIQWWEVDTPTLCPWLLVDGVKITRAYG; encoded by the coding sequence ATGGACCTGGATTCGCTCAACGAGAACGCGGTTTCGACGGCCATGAAACTCGGGGCAGAGGACGCTGTGGCGCTCAGCGCCATAGGGAAGGACAGGATGATCAGGTTTGCTAACAATTCGGTGACGACCGTGAACCAGGTCGAGGAGGCGGAGCTGACGGTTTACCTCGCGAAGGCAAAGCGGAGGGCCATAGCTTCCACATCGAACCTCGAACCGTCGAGCGTAAGGAAGTTCGTCGGCGACCTCTTTGGCTCTTTGAAGGGGCTGCCGGTGTCGGAGTACGTGCCGCTCCCGGACAGGGCACTCAGGTTCTCACCAAGCCCGCTCGGGGTGGACAAGAAATTGGAAGGAGCTGGGAAGGAGCTCCCCGAACTGGCGAAGAGCGCAATCTCAGCATCGCTGGCTGCGGGGGGGAAGAGGTCGGCAGGAGTGATCGACACCGGGACAGTCATCTACTCGATCCTGACCTCCACTGGTACCAGGGGCTCGGACTCCAGGGCCTCGATCACCCTGAACATCAGGTCGTTCGCCGAGAAGGATGCAAGCGGCCACGGGCTGTCCTGCTCTTCGACCTTCGGTGGCTTCGACCCTGAGGAGGCCGGTAGGAGGGCGGGGACAGATGCGAAAAAGATGGTGACTGCCTCGGAGCCGGAGGCGGGGAGCTACAACGTAATCTTCAGCCCGACGGTCGCTTCCAACATTGTGGAGACGGTGGCGGGGGCGGCGTCGGCCTTCTCGGTCGATTCGGGAGTCTCCTATTTGGCGGAGAAGATCGGCAAGAAAGTCGCTTCGAAAGCGTTCAACCTGACCGACCATGGGACCGTCAAGGGAGGTCTGGGCGGAAGGGTCTTCGACGACGAGGGGACGAAAACGAAGTCGACCCCCATAATCAAAGGCGGAGTCCTGAAGAGCTATCTTCACAACCTGACCACAGCCAGGAAGTGGAAGACGGCGAGCACGGGGAGCGCCGGCTTCGTGGACCCGCACCCGTGGAACCTGGAGGTAGGGGCGGGGGACTCCTCCTTCGAGGAGATGGTGGGCGAAACGAAGAAGGGCATCATCCTCACAAGCAACTGGTACACCAGGTTCAAGAACTACAGGACCGGCGAGTTCTCAACGGTCCCCAGGGACGGCGCCTACCTGGTCGAAGGGGGGAAGGTCACGAGGCCCCTGAAGGGGATGAGGGCCGGAGATGACCTGGAACGATTCTTCTCGTCCGTGCGGCTCCTGTCGAAGAGCAGGGAGTGGATCCAATGGTGGGAGGTCGACACCCCGACTCTCTGCCCCTGGCTTTTGGTCGACGGCGTTAAGATAACAAGGGCCTACGGATAG
- a CDS encoding amino acid-binding protein, translating into MWPRIKEQFSRQVVRPDVVRKMIECGMRVSEDDKIYVGDVEVDYSAVARAVDVDRRVVKQTAQQIHRNRYLYSIFSRTRPMGASLVDLVSVLGYSALIIEADPKSPGVMAGVAEILSRHGMVVRQAIAEDPEMVPDAKMTLVIEGQLSGRALEELNALKTVKSLKILK; encoded by the coding sequence GTGTGGCCGCGAATCAAGGAACAGTTCTCCAGGCAGGTCGTGCGGCCAGATGTGGTGCGGAAGATGATCGAGTGCGGGATGCGCGTCTCGGAGGACGACAAGATCTACGTAGGTGACGTCGAAGTCGACTATTCTGCCGTGGCCAGGGCCGTCGACGTAGACAGGAGGGTGGTCAAGCAGACGGCTCAGCAGATCCACAGGAACCGGTATCTCTACTCGATATTCTCCAGGACGAGACCCATGGGTGCGAGCCTCGTGGACCTGGTGTCCGTGCTCGGGTACAGCGCGCTGATAATCGAGGCTGACCCGAAGTCGCCGGGGGTGATGGCGGGGGTGGCAGAGATCCTATCAAGGCACGGAATGGTGGTCAGGCAGGCGATTGCCGAGGACCCCGAGATGGTTCCCGACGCAAAGATGACCCTGGTCATCGAAGGACAGCTCTCCGGACGAGCATTGGAGGAGCTGAACGCCCTGAAAACCGTGAAGAGCCTGAAGATCCTGAAGTAG